Proteins encoded in a region of the Paenibacillus sp. W2I17 genome:
- a CDS encoding MarR family winged helix-turn-helix transcriptional regulator, whose translation MYNSDFAKCWSRLTKDYKLHMDQELAPSLTEAQLAVLEVLEDHQKMKPSDLIPYLSTTPAAVTMLLDRMEKNDLIRRNRDNQDRRIVWVSLSEKGRMETERGITIRNEFMNSVLSNISMHNQQLLVYLLGKMTTPKTKEPALSTSV comes from the coding sequence ATGTATAATTCCGATTTTGCCAAGTGTTGGTCCAGGTTAACCAAAGATTATAAATTGCATATGGATCAAGAGCTGGCACCCTCATTAACGGAGGCTCAGCTGGCGGTTCTGGAGGTACTTGAAGATCATCAGAAAATGAAACCTTCGGATCTGATTCCTTATCTGTCGACTACGCCAGCTGCTGTAACCATGCTGCTCGATCGGATGGAGAAGAATGATCTGATTCGCAGGAATCGGGATAATCAGGATCGACGCATTGTGTGGGTATCTCTGTCAGAGAAAGGAAGAATGGAGACAGAGCGGGGGATCACCATCCGGAATGAATTCATGAACTCTGTTCTCAGTAACATTTCGATGCACAATCAACAATTGCTGGTATATCTGTTAGGCAAAATGACAACACCCAAGACCAAAGAGCCTGCCTTATCTACTTCGGTATGA
- a CDS encoding MarR family winged helix-turn-helix transcriptional regulator — MTDTYEVFYIINSFRQVNQMLFRAFWNENKEIELTSIQFMVLSILRERPSIGINEVAELCHMGSSSMSAVVERLVKGEYIVRTRSDADRRSVKLQITDKGEQAQQETHHLWMERVSPILDISKEDLEHLLRIHSQMIEKLEGREMNNI, encoded by the coding sequence ATGACTGATACGTATGAAGTATTCTATATTATTAATTCGTTCCGCCAAGTGAATCAAATGCTTTTTCGAGCATTTTGGAATGAAAACAAGGAGATCGAGCTGACTTCGATCCAGTTTATGGTGTTATCCATCCTGAGGGAGCGTCCTTCCATTGGCATCAACGAAGTAGCTGAGCTATGCCATATGGGCAGCAGTTCCATGAGCGCTGTTGTGGAGCGACTGGTCAAAGGCGAGTATATCGTTCGGACACGTTCAGATGCTGACCGCCGATCCGTAAAGCTTCAGATTACGGATAAAGGGGAACAGGCTCAACAGGAAACGCACCATTTGTGGATGGAAAGAGTGTCACCCATTCTGGATATATCGAAGGAAGACCTTGAGCACCTTCTTAGAATTCATAGTCAAATGATTGAAAAGTTAGAAGGAAGAGAGATGAACAACATATGA
- a CDS encoding DHA2 family efflux MFS transporter permease subunit: MSTTTAAAPSSAMDNIKKGPIVAALLIGAFVAFLNQTLMNVALPKIMEDLAINANKAQWLTTGYMLVNGVLIPVTAYLIAKFSTRQIFITAMTLFTIGTLVCGLSPTFTILMVGRVIQAAGAGILMPLMTVVFLTIFPIEKRGQAMGTMGIAMILAPAIGPTLSGYVVEHYSWRLLFYIILPFSIIATAIGIAFVKNVTRQSRPKLDYPGVILSTLGFGSLLYGFSDAGTDGWGSAIVIGCLVVGAISLILFVIRQLTTDHPLLEFRIFKYNMYTLTTIINMLVTMAMFAGMILLPIFLQNIRGFSPIESGLLMMPGAILMGIMSPITGRIFDKVGARWLSVAGLAITAITTFGLSRLAIDTTYGYMMFIYTARMFGMSMLMMPIQTAGLNQLPQRLNAHGTAMSNTLRTVAGAIGTAVLVTIMSSKLKTHLADAVAAGQVDPSDKTAMIAATADATIYGVNYAFIVATGMTVVALIMAFFIRKTKPAVEPVSVEQEKATATA, translated from the coding sequence ATGAGTACGACTACTGCTGCAGCTCCATCCTCAGCGATGGACAACATCAAGAAAGGCCCGATTGTAGCGGCATTGTTAATTGGTGCCTTTGTGGCATTCCTGAACCAAACCCTGATGAACGTAGCGCTTCCTAAAATTATGGAAGACCTCGCGATCAATGCAAACAAAGCCCAATGGTTAACTACGGGTTATATGCTCGTCAACGGTGTACTGATTCCGGTTACGGCATATCTGATTGCCAAATTTTCAACGCGTCAAATTTTCATTACAGCCATGACTCTTTTTACCATAGGGACATTAGTCTGTGGTCTTAGTCCAACCTTCACCATTCTAATGGTAGGTCGTGTTATTCAAGCGGCAGGTGCAGGTATCCTGATGCCTCTGATGACCGTTGTATTCCTGACCATCTTCCCGATTGAGAAACGCGGTCAGGCCATGGGAACCATGGGGATCGCGATGATTCTGGCTCCTGCGATTGGGCCTACACTTTCAGGTTATGTGGTTGAGCATTATTCCTGGAGATTGTTGTTCTACATCATCTTGCCATTCTCTATTATTGCAACGGCAATTGGTATTGCTTTTGTCAAAAACGTAACACGTCAGTCCAGACCTAAACTGGATTATCCAGGCGTTATTTTATCTACACTTGGTTTTGGTAGTTTGCTCTACGGATTTAGTGATGCGGGTACCGATGGATGGGGCAGTGCAATTGTCATTGGATGCCTCGTTGTAGGTGCGATATCCCTGATTCTGTTCGTTATTCGTCAACTGACAACAGATCATCCGCTCCTTGAGTTCCGTATTTTCAAATACAACATGTATACATTAACAACGATTATCAATATGCTCGTGACAATGGCGATGTTTGCAGGTATGATCCTGCTCCCTATTTTCCTGCAAAACATTCGTGGTTTCTCACCAATTGAATCAGGACTTCTGATGATGCCCGGTGCGATATTGATGGGGATTATGTCTCCTATTACAGGTCGCATATTTGATAAAGTGGGCGCACGCTGGCTTTCGGTTGCAGGTCTTGCCATTACGGCAATTACAACTTTTGGACTGAGTCGTCTGGCAATCGATACTACCTACGGCTACATGATGTTTATCTACACGGCTCGTATGTTCGGTATGTCGATGCTGATGATGCCAATCCAGACAGCAGGTCTGAATCAACTGCCTCAACGTCTGAACGCGCATGGTACAGCGATGTCCAACACATTGCGTACTGTTGCCGGTGCGATCGGTACAGCCGTTCTCGTAACCATTATGAGTAGCAAGCTCAAAACACATCTGGCGGATGCAGTGGCTGCTGGCCAAGTTGACCCTAGTGATAAGACAGCAATGATAGCTGCTACAGCAGATGCAACGATTTACGGTGTTAACTATGCATTCATCGTGGCTACCGGAATGACCGTGGTTGCTTTGATTATGGCGTTCTTTATCCGGAAAACAAAACCAGCTGTTGAACCTGTTTCTGTAGAACAGGAAAAAGCGACGGCTACAGCATAA
- a CDS encoding MGMT family protein: MTPFTKQVVAIIAAIPEGKVMTYGQIAAHAGSPRAARQVVRILHSMSRKERLPWHRVVNAKGEISIPDEHSRMMQETELISEGVEFQLNGTINLKQFGHEPDPVFLIDPTIQPE, from the coding sequence ATGACCCCGTTTACCAAACAAGTCGTTGCGATCATCGCGGCGATTCCCGAAGGTAAAGTGATGACTTACGGTCAGATTGCAGCCCATGCCGGAAGTCCAAGAGCCGCGAGACAAGTCGTACGTATTCTGCACTCGATGAGCCGCAAGGAACGTCTGCCCTGGCATCGTGTCGTCAATGCAAAAGGAGAAATCTCCATACCGGACGAACACTCGCGCATGATGCAGGAAACAGAACTGATTAGCGAAGGTGTGGAGTTTCAACTAAACGGAACCATTAATCTCAAACAGTTCGGTCATGAGCCCGATCCTGTATTTCTTATCGATCCAACGATCCAGCCCGAATAA
- a CDS encoding RluA family pseudouridine synthase has translation MSEHRHDHDAIPILFEDNHLLGITKPVNVPTQEDSSGDPDLLTLLKQDLKERYNKPGNVYLGLVHRLDRPVGGAMIFAKTSKAASRLSETVRGRHFRKIYAAVVHGKLPAQQGTLKHTLLKDARTNTVTVVPKGTAGGKDAVLDYQVIGETDRYSLVHIELHTGRSHQIRVQMKEIGCPLYGDQKYGASVNKPGQQIALWSVIAAFPHPVTKEEVILQSLPAREFPWAEWPATVYQKAFGQPR, from the coding sequence ATGTCAGAACATCGGCATGACCACGATGCGATTCCGATTCTGTTCGAAGACAACCATCTGTTAGGTATTACGAAGCCGGTCAATGTACCTACCCAGGAAGATTCATCAGGTGATCCGGATTTGCTTACATTGCTGAAGCAGGATCTGAAAGAACGATACAACAAACCTGGCAATGTTTATCTAGGGTTAGTACACCGACTTGATCGTCCTGTTGGAGGGGCAATGATTTTTGCAAAGACTTCTAAAGCAGCTTCGAGATTGTCCGAGACTGTGCGGGGACGTCATTTTCGTAAAATATATGCAGCTGTTGTACATGGCAAGTTGCCTGCACAGCAGGGAACGTTAAAACACACGCTCCTGAAAGATGCACGTACAAATACCGTTACTGTTGTACCTAAAGGTACGGCTGGCGGTAAGGATGCCGTTCTGGATTATCAGGTCATTGGTGAGACGGACCGTTACAGCCTCGTTCATATCGAACTGCACACCGGCAGATCTCATCAGATTCGGGTGCAAATGAAAGAAATTGGCTGCCCTCTGTACGGGGATCAGAAATACGGCGCAAGCGTGAATAAACCCGGGCAACAGATTGCTCTATGGTCTGTGATTGCAGCTTTTCCTCATCCAGTTACCAAAGAAGAAGTTATTCTGCAATCTTTGCCTGCAAGAGAATTCCCCTGGGCAGAATGGCCCGCTACCGTGTACCAAAAAGCTTTTGGACAACCTCGATAA
- a CDS encoding class I SAM-dependent methyltransferase — protein MYVAKNWKDYEVIDTGGGEKLERWGDVILRRPDPQIIWPLEQETNEWRQVHGHYHRSSSGGGNWDMKKPIPERWTIGYENLKFHIKPTSFKHTGLFPEQAANWSWMMDKISNAGRPISVLNLFAYTGGATVAAAYAGASVVHVDAAKGMVQWAKENVQLSGLADRPVRFITDDVFKFVQREQRRGNRYDAIIMDPPSYGRGPNGETWKLEENLYPFLKSCMTILSDNPLFMLVNSYTTGISSTVLRNMLTMTMSAQYGGDITAGEIGLPITRSGLDLPCGILGRWES, from the coding sequence ATGTACGTAGCTAAGAATTGGAAGGATTATGAAGTAATCGATACAGGAGGCGGCGAGAAACTGGAGCGTTGGGGAGATGTGATTTTACGCAGACCTGATCCACAGATTATCTGGCCCCTCGAGCAAGAAACCAATGAATGGCGTCAGGTGCATGGTCACTATCATCGTAGCTCTTCCGGTGGCGGTAACTGGGATATGAAAAAGCCCATTCCCGAGCGCTGGACGATCGGATACGAAAACCTGAAATTCCACATTAAACCTACCAGCTTTAAGCACACTGGCCTGTTCCCTGAACAAGCTGCTAACTGGAGCTGGATGATGGATAAAATCTCCAATGCAGGACGCCCTATTTCTGTATTGAACCTGTTTGCCTATACAGGCGGAGCAACGGTAGCTGCTGCTTACGCAGGCGCTTCTGTCGTGCATGTGGATGCAGCTAAAGGCATGGTTCAATGGGCCAAGGAAAATGTTCAATTATCCGGACTGGCTGATCGCCCTGTTCGTTTTATTACAGATGATGTATTCAAATTCGTACAACGGGAACAACGTCGCGGAAATCGTTACGACGCCATTATTATGGACCCTCCTTCATATGGCCGAGGCCCTAATGGAGAGACATGGAAACTGGAAGAGAACCTATATCCTTTCTTGAAGTCATGTATGACGATCTTGTCGGATAATCCATTATTCATGCTGGTTAACTCCTACACTACGGGCATCTCCTCCACGGTTCTGCGCAACATGTTGACCATGACGATGTCTGCTCAGTACGGTGGTGACATTACTGCAGGTGAAATTGGTCTCCCAATCACACGTAGTGGTCTTGATCTGCCTTGTGGTATTCTGGGCCGTTGGGAGTCTTAA
- a CDS encoding flavodoxin, protein MAKLLVAYASMTGNTEEIAELIVEGITQGGHEADLKSVTDCNASDVLDYDGFMIGVYTWGDGELPDEFLDFYEELDELDLSGKRAAVFGSGDTSYEQFCGAVDLAAAKLQERGAEVSPEMLKIEYSPLEQEKETCRDFGKRFAAAGLQVS, encoded by the coding sequence ATGGCTAAATTGTTAGTGGCTTATGCGAGCATGACAGGAAATACAGAAGAAATTGCAGAACTGATTGTGGAGGGAATTACACAAGGAGGTCACGAGGCAGACCTGAAATCCGTTACGGATTGTAATGCATCTGATGTATTGGACTATGACGGATTCATGATCGGTGTGTACACCTGGGGAGACGGGGAGTTGCCAGATGAATTCCTTGATTTCTATGAGGAGTTGGATGAGCTTGACCTGAGTGGTAAGAGGGCTGCGGTGTTTGGTAGTGGTGACACCTCGTATGAGCAGTTCTGCGGTGCAGTTGATCTCGCGGCTGCCAAGCTGCAAGAGCGTGGGGCGGAGGTATCTCCAGAGATGTTGAAAATTGAATATAGTCCGCTTGAGCAGGAGAAAGAAACATGCCGTGACTTTGGCAAACGCTTCGCTGCTGCCGGATTACAGGTATCCTAA